Proteins co-encoded in one Aspergillus flavus chromosome 2, complete sequence genomic window:
- a CDS encoding putative pathogenesis associated protein Cap20 (unnamed protein product), with protein sequence MPHAEPKKMGENAVNGEKVHSHFLDHLTSYPLVSDSISVFKSNKYGAKSIEYADQSYDRIAKPFLPYFSKPYGYIAPYLARADSLGDQGLSQIDSRFPLIKEDTEKLRNTIYDNATYPVRVVGEVKSHVFDTYGSEYKKCGGDGVVASGKALITTSLVLSQESLGFLSSLLQAKKEQVKDVVNDKTDKANN encoded by the exons ATGCCTCACGCAGAGCCAAAGAAGATGGGTGAAAACGCTGTCAACGGCGAGAAGGTCCACTCGCACTTCCTCGAT CACCTCACATCCTACCCCCTCGTCTCCGACTCCATCTCCGTCTTTAAGAGCAACAAGTACGGCGCCAAGTCCATAGAGTACGCCGACCAGAGCTATGACCGCATCGCGAAGCCCTTCCTGCCCTACTTCTCCAAACCCTACGGCTACATCGCCCCCTACCTGGCCCGCGCAGACTCCCTCGGCGACCAAGGACTGTCTCAGATCGACTCGCGATTCCCGTTGATCAAGGAGGACACCGAGAAGCTCCGGAACACCATCTACGATAACGCCACTTACCCGGTGCGAGTCGTGGGCGAAGTCAAGTCCCATGTCTTTGACACCTACGGATCCGAGTACAAGAAGTGCGGTGGTGACGGGGTGGTGGCCAGCGGCAAGGCGCTGATCACGACCAGCTTGGTCCTGTCGCAGGAGTCGCTGGGCTTCCTCAGCTCCTTGCTgcaggccaagaaggagcaaGTGAAGGACGTGGTCAACGACAAGACCGACAAGGCCAACAACTAG
- a CDS encoding 60S ribosomal protein eL27 yields MKFMKVGRVAIITRGRYAGKKVVIVQPNDTGSKAHPFAYAVVAGIERYPLKVTRRMGKKTVEKRSRIKPFIKVVNYNHLMPTRYTLELEGLKGSVTNDTFKEVSQREDAKKTVKKALEDRYTSGKNRWFFTPLRF; encoded by the exons ATGAAGT TCATGAAAGTGGGCCGTGTGGCCATCATCACCCGTGGCCGTTACGCCGGTAAGAAG GTCGTCATTGTCCAGCCTAACGACACTGGCTCCAAGGCGCACCCCTTCGCCTATGCCGTCGTTGCCGGTATCGAGCGTTACCCCCTGAAGGTCACCCGCCGCATGGGTAAGAAGACCGTCGAGAAGCGCAGCCGCATCAAGCCCTTCATCAAGGTTGTCAACTACAACCACTTGATGCCCACCCGTTACACCCTCGAGCTCGAGGGTCTCAAGGGCTCCGTCACCAACGACACCTTCAAGGAGGTCTCCCAGCGTGAGGACGCCAAGAAGACCGTCAAGAAGGCCCTTGAGGACCGCTACACCAGCGGCAAGAACCGTTGGTTCTTCACTCCTCTTC GTTTCTAA